The Luteolibacter arcticus genome includes the window TGTCCACCTCGAGTCCATCGCCCTCCTTCGACAAGGACCACGCCGCTGCCTATGACCAGCGATTCGCCAAGCTGGATCCCATGCGGGATGCGCTGCACTCGCGCGCCCGCTGTGTGTGGGTGCGGGTACGGGGGCTGAGCTGTTAGCCTTGGCCGCCAGGTTTCCCGGCTGGCGATTCACCGCGGTCGAACCCTCGGGTGCCATGCTCGATCACTGCCGGAAGAAAGCGACCGAAGCGGGGATTGTGGATCGTTGCGAGTGTCATGAGGGCTATCTCGACTCGCTGGTCGGATAGCTCAGGACGGGATCAATCCACCTCTTGCGGGAGGGCGCTCTTCAGCACCTGCGCTTTCTAACAAGTCAGTCCCTTGCCGGGGCGGCAGGCAGGAACAGCACCACGAACTGGGCGATGGAAGTCAGGATGATCAGGCCCACCCGCATCGTGGCGTCCTCCGCGGGGACTTTCACAAAGCAGTAGAGGTAGAAGCCGAACACCAGCGCGACGACCGGCCCGGCCATCGCGCGGGCGGCGGAGAGCTTTCCGCAGCGGAGGAGGAAAGCCCCGGCCATGACGATCAATCCGGTGACCAGGCAAAACCACAATGCGTTGGGCTTGTAGGCGCGTTCTTCGATGCAGCGCTGCAGACCGGTCCAGATGAGGTGCAGCGAATAGAAGACCGTGAGCAGCCAGCGGTAGTCAGGGGAGAAGGGCACGGTCCTCATTTACGACGATTCTGTTGCCTCTGGTCCTGCTGTCGAGGAAGTCATGGATTAGCGGTGAATTGCCATAGTGTGCGACATGGTAAATGAGAATGGGTCGCAATTCGTTGAAATCCTAGGACTTGAGACTGTTTCTCAAGTCATTCTTAGGTTGCGCGGGAGAAATCCCGGCAGCATGTTAGGGCGAATCTTTCAACCAACCTACCGATCTTATGAATACGAAAACGGCAACCCGCGCCTGCCAGGCCTGCGCTTTCTGGAACAAGCTTGAAGACGATGCTGGCGAGTGCCGCCGCCATGCACCCCAAACCGTCGCCTTCGAGGTCGATGAAGAGGTGAAGTTCGAGTCGATGTTCCCCGTGACCGCCGGTGACGACTGGTGCGGCGACTTTCAAAAGGCTGATTGAAATGGCCGAATGACTTCGGTCATGTGCAAAGCCCTGTCCTTCGCGGGACGGGGCTTTTTCTTGTACCGCGCGATGCCCTTCGTCTTTCCTGCGGCCTGTTGATTGGCAACGACGGGCGCAAGTTCCGCAAGCGGCCGCGAGCGCGGTGGGGGGAGGGGGGGTATCCTCCGGGCATGTTCTGCTCATGGAGAAGAAGCCCCTCGGCCCCGTGCTCGTGTGCGTTCCAACTGCGCGGGCCGCTGCCCGAGCTGCTCAATCATCTTTGCTGTCTTGGAAAGACCACGCTTGTCCTGCGGCAGCAGGGGCTGAGCCTTGCCAAGTCCACCACCTTCGGGCTCTCGGTTGCCACCCGCGAAAGCGGCTGGCAGGTCATTGGCGATCATCTCAGCGGCTTGGAAACCGACACGGGCCGGCTTCAGAATCTCTACCTGCTCGCTGGTGCCTCCGACCGGCGGCCGCTGATCGGAATGGCGGAGCCGGGCCGGCCGCTGCACCTGACGATCCGGCTCGACGGTCACGCATGGGATTCACCGGTGGTTCGGAATTTGATCGATCACTTCGAAGGGGTTTCGCTCGATTGTCTCGAGAGCCGCCGCCTCGGCGCGGGGGCCTGGCTGGATGAATGGGAGCGGCCGGTGAACCCGGCTTGTGA containing:
- a CDS encoding class I SAM-dependent methyltransferase, giving the protein MAARFPGWRFTAVEPSGAMLDHCRKKATEAGIVDRCECHEGYLDSLVG